The Anaerolineae bacterium genome contains the following window.
CCCGCTATCACAGCAGCGCACCGCCGGGGCTGTCCGGCTGCTGGCCCGCCCAGCGATCCGGCACTTCCGCCTGACAACCAGCCATATCGCCGCCGCCATCGGCACGCTGCTGATCATCGGCCTGGTTCTGACGGCAGTCTTCGCTGATGTGCTCAGCCCTTACAGCCCTGCTGAGCGCGTCGGGCGCCCCTTCGCCCGGCCCAGTGCGGAACATCTGCTGGGCACTAATGACATCGGCCAGGATATCCTCAGCGAACTGATCTACGGCACGCGCATCTCGCTCACGGTAGGCGTGACCGCCGCGCTGGTGACCATCACGATTGGGACGGCTATCGGCGTGCTGGCCGGGTACTACCGGCGGCTGGGTAGTATCCTGATGCGCCTGACCGATATCGTGCTGGTGCTGCCCTTCCTGCCGCTGCTGATCATGCTGGCCGCCTACCTGGGGCGCAGCCTGTGGAACACGGTCATCATCATCGGCCTGTTGAGCTGGGCGGGCACGGCGCGGATCATCCGTTCCCAGGTGCTGACCATTGTGCACCAGGATTACATCCTGGCAGCGCAGGGCATCGGCGCCACCCATCGCCACATCCTCTACCATCACATCCTGCCACAAGTGCTCCTGCTGGCCACCGGACAGTTCGTACAGGCCACCAACGCCGCGATCCTGCTGGAGGCGGCGCTGAGCTTCCTGGGACTGGGCGATCCGACCCAGAAAAGCTGGGGGACAGTGCTGTACTGGGCGCAGGTGCGCGGGGCCTTCCTGACCCCGGCCTGGCTGTGGTGGGTGCTGCCGCCGGGATTGCTGATCGCCCTGGCTTCGCTGGGCTTCGCCCTGATCGGCTTTGCCCTGGAGCAGGTCATCAACCCGCGCCTGCGCCACAACCGTTGAACCCTGGCTATACCGTGCCTGTCGTGCGTCTGACGAAAGGGAAAGACTATGACCCGTGTATTGATGCTGGCCAGCTTCGGCCTAGAGATCGTGGAGTGCGGCGGGGCGCTGGCCCTGCACGTCGACGCTGGCGATGAAGTCCATGCTGCTGTGCTGCTCTCCCGCCCGGAAAGCCGCCCCCAGGTGCGGGAAGCGGCGGCTATCCTAGGAATCAGGGAGGTCGAATTCCTGGACTTCCCGCTGGGAAACTGGACTCTGGATGTCCCCTGGAAGATCAGGATCGTAGAGCTGGTGCGCCGTATCCGCCCGGATATCGTGATCACCCAGGACC
Protein-coding sequences here:
- a CDS encoding ABC transporter permease — translated: MSATVPPLSQQRTAGAVRLLARPAIRHFRLTTSHIAAAIGTLLIIGLVLTAVFADVLSPYSPAERVGRPFARPSAEHLLGTNDIGQDILSELIYGTRISLTVGVTAALVTITIGTAIGVLAGYYRRLGSILMRLTDIVLVLPFLPLLIMLAAYLGRSLWNTVIIIGLLSWAGTARIIRSQVLTIVHQDYILAAQGIGATHRHILYHHILPQVLLLATGQFVQATNAAILLEAALSFLGLGDPTQKSWGTVLYWAQVRGAFLTPAWLWWVLPPGLLIALASLGFALIGFALEQVINPRLRHNR